In Onthophagus taurus isolate NC chromosome 6, IU_Otau_3.0, whole genome shotgun sequence, a genomic segment contains:
- the LOC111427957 gene encoding circadian clock-controlled protein daywake-like, whose protein sequence is MKSYVLVLSIFLQVFITNSLTIPDYLPERCKISDPKYNRCLLEAVEKAKPYLIKGVPELKLPPLDPLVVEYALVNRTVDNLVNIYAVCKNAKITGFASTVIESIRFNPKNLIGEISLTVPFTRLSMEYDVKGQLLIVPLRSKGFFQGNFTDTTFNMKMSLKRIQKDGEDYLQIEKLLLKSKVSDGIIKLTSKNPDLQFAADLIANFYNENPRLVMDAINPIYVQYTADFFRNEFNKGLINIPAKDLLPE, encoded by the exons ATGAAAAGTTACGTTTTAGTACTCAGCATATTTCTTCAAGTTTTTATTACCAATTCACTTACTATTC ctgATTATTTACCAGAAAGATGTAAAATATCCGATCCAAAATATAACAGGTGTCTTTTGGAAGCTGTGGAGAAAGCAAAaccttatttaataaaaggtgTCCCGGAATTGAAACTTCCACCTTTAGATCCATTGGTTGTTGAATACGCTCTCGTTAACAGAACTGTTGATAACCTGGTTAATATTTATGCTGTATGTAAAAACGCAAAAATCACCGGATTCGCAAGTACAGTCATCGAAAGTATTAG gTTTAATCCAAAAAATCTTATTGGTGAAATTTCTTTAACCGTTCCATTTACACGACTTTCAATGGAATATGATGTTAAGGGACAACTTTTAATTGTTCCTTTAAGAAGTAAAGGATTTTTCCAAGGAAATTTCa ctGACACAACATTTAATATGAAAATGTCATTAAAACGAATCCAAAAAGATGGCGAAGATTACCTTCAAATTGAAAAGCTCCTTCTTAAGAGTAAAGTAAGCGATggaatcataaaattaacatcTAAAAATCCAGATTTACAATTTGCCG ctGATTTAATTGCAAACTTCTACAATGAAAATCCGCGTTTGGTTATGGACGCAATCAACCCAATTTACGTTCAATACACAGCTGATTTCTTTAGAAATGAATTCAATAAAGGATTGATAAATATCCCAGCTAAAGATTTACTTCCAGAGTAA
- the LOC111427958 gene encoding protein takeout-like — protein MFCFVVLVLIFGFIVNQTKSEIPSYIHVCKASDPEVSKCILNSVNLLKPQLKQGIPELDVPPLEPLRLDEIKLRRGPTTTRVSANITDITVLGASDFEILDLKADLIKNIFYFKVNLPYLYFRGNYDLDMQILLIKLTGNGPIKGNLSNYEFEAVMKGDRIEKEGKEYEHFDKMKIKIKMGETKLSLENLFSHDHLLGKISNDIVTENADLFLNEIRPNLEGSLAEKFTEIANKITLRFTYQELFP, from the exons atgttttgtttcgttgttttagttctcatttttggatttattgtGAATCAAACAAAATCAGAAATAc cGAGTTACATTCATGTATGTAAAGCATCCGATCCAGAAGTTTCAAAATGCATTTTAAACTCtgtgaatttattaaaaccacAATTAAAACAAGGAATTCCTGAACTTGATGTACCTCCACTTGAGCCATTAAGATtggatgaaataaaattaaggcGAGGACCAACAACTACGAGGGTTTCTGCAAATATAACAGATATAACAGTTTTAGGAGCATctgattttgaaattttagatttaaa ggccgatttaataaaaaatatcttctattttaaagtaaacttaccatatttatattttcgagGAAATTACGATTTGGACATGCAAATCCTTCTGATAAAATTGACCGGAAATGGACCTATTAAAGGCAATTTAAGTAATTACGAATTCGAAGCTGTTATGAAAGGTGATCGAATTGAAAAGGAAGGGAAGGAGTATGAACATTTTGACAAGATGaagattaagattaaaatgGGAGAAACGAAATTGAGTTTGGAGAATCTTTTCAGTCATGATCATTTGCTTGGAAAGATATCGAATGATATTGTTACTGAAAACgctgatttatttttgaatgaaattagACCAAATTTGGAGGGTTCTTTAGCTGAAAAATTTACTGAAATTGCTAACAAAATTACTTTAAGATTTACTTACCAAGAATTGTTTccttaa
- the LOC111427832 gene encoding uncharacterized protein, translated as MRFYFLITFICISYIFKKVSSDNAYNNCAEVGTQRHVAIDQLMGLWYGIELISHRIETSYEPQHPDTCLQINISEEPQLGEDQYRSTYYNRHKYDNRIKYDSYDTITSTQYPLDSINQNRRLINQHQYNRNGVYPSNDLEQRKLKVLWIGSDGIVVTYKTSYMSAPGIWHISGPHNGSQLIQTFDDFAGTIQVLKAVGDHMVLTFCQIRPDQKLYTVILSRLPELKRRDILSIHNMLTVRGLDIVSVRNVCPVAAANMFTINLVLMLISCGLLSMF; from the exons atgcgtttttatttcttgataacttttatttgtattagttacatttttaaaaaagtttctagtgataacgCTTATAATAATTGTGCCGAAGTTGGGACGCAACGACATGTGGCTATCGATcag TTAATGGGATTATGGTACGGAATAGAATTAATTTCTCACCGTATAGAAACATCATACGAACCACAACATCCAGATACTTGcttacaaattaatatttccgAAGAACCTCAATTAGGAGAAGATCAATACAGATCAACGTATTATAACAGACACAAATATGATAATAGAATTAAATATGACAGTTATGATACTATAacaa gTACGCAATATCCTTTAGAttcaataaatcaaaataggCGGTTAATAAATCAACATCAATACAATAGAAATGGAGTTTACCCTTCAAATGACCTTGagcaaagaaaattaaaagttttatggATAGGATCAGATGGAATTGTTGTTACTTATAAAACTTCTTATATGTCTGCACCAGGTATTTGGCATATAAGTGGACCCCACAATg ggtCACAATTAATTCAAACATTTGATGATTTTGCTGGAACAATCCAAGTATTAAAAGCAGTTGGTGATCACATGGTTTTAACTTTTTGCCAAATTAGGCCAGATCAAAAATTGTACACCGTTATTTTATCAAGATTGCCAGAATTAAAACGGAGGGATATTTTGTCGATTCACAACATGTTAACGGTGAGAGGGTTGGATATAGTTTCTGTAAGAAATGTTTGTCCCGTAGCCGCAGCTAACATGTTTACAATAAACTTAGTTTTGATGTTAATTTCTTGTGGTTTATTATCGATGTTTTAA
- the LOC111427834 gene encoding protein takeout-like gives METMDLHLSFLLVFLLTQSASPVELPPFIHVCHQSDPELEQCIINAVEEVKPILVTGAPEYNIPSVEPMIIEDFIEEESSGLTIQVKDVSTCGGSQFTVEKISLHRDPMSFTAQLIFPQMKINATYNMHGKILVLPIKSSGEFRANLTNIKSTNTMIGELYEKDSTKYVKLISNDIKLSVESGHVHLENAHTDTIINDMISETVNKNFHDFFHELMPVIEKNLGELMLNISNKIVEPYPYDLMFPE, from the exons ATGGAAACAATGGATCTGCATTTATCGTTTTTGTTGgtgtttttattaacacaaagtGCTTCTCCTGTGGAATTAC CTCCATTTATCCATGTTTGTCACCAAAGCGATCCTGAATTAGAACAATGTATTATTAACGCTGTTGAAGAAGTTAAACCAATTTTAGTAACAG gCGCTCCTGAATATAATATCCCGAGTGTTGAACCGATGATTATTGAAGattttattgaagaagaatCATCTGGTTTAACAATTCAAGTTAAAGATGTTTCGACGTGTGGAGGAAGTCAATTTACAGTGGAAAAGATTag TTTACATCGTGATCCAATGTCCTTTACAGCACAGTTAATTTTTCcacaaatgaaaataaatgcTACTTATAACATgcatggaaaaattttagttttgcCAATTAAAAGTAGTGGAGAGTTCCGCGCgaatttaa CGAACATAAAATCGACAAATACAATGATAGGTGAGCTTTATGAAAAAGATAGCACGAAATAcgttaaattaatatcaaacgATATTAAATTAAGTGTTGAATCTGGTCATGTTCATTTGGAAAATGCTCATACTGATActataataa atGATATGATATCTGAGactgttaacaaaaattttcacgatttCTTCCACGAATTAATGCcagttattgaaaaaaatttggggGAGCTTATgttgaatatttcaaataaaatagttgAACCGTACCCTTACGATTTAATGTTTcctgaataa
- the LOC111427831 gene encoding serine protease snake-like: MKKFLVFILIGAVSARISDEKCEEYSERYKHIKNWGEFSHIGALGSYAGGDIDYNCPVVLISESFALAGAFCFNNRRHVENILFGISSTSELGDDNNTWVHIVKTYTGPLYQKSRPSTRFPLVLIKFSPEITVHDKLRPACIYSKKLNVGQLLIDTVWTKNQDKKGTAYTRTVNRYKNELLKVNSQVVPTEACKNRFTYQYGIRIDDSNLCIKRDYRGSFTSHPDFAGVSHLYENNKIKVVAIDDFGPLEIGSKIPDISSRLSYYVDWIEDTVWGN, from the exons ATGAAGAAGTTCTTGGTGTTCATTTTAATCGGAGCTGTTTCAGCTAGAATTAGCGACGAAA AATGTGAAGAATATAGTGAGCGGTATAAGCACATCAAAAATTGGGGGGAATTTTCTCACATTGGTGCGTTAGGTTCCTACGCCGGTGGTGACATTGATTATAATTGTCCGGTAGTTTTAATAAGTGAATCTTTCGCACTGGCTGGAGCTTTCTGTTTTAATAATCGAAG acatgttgaaaatatattattcGGAATATCAAGTACGTCTGAGTTAGGAGATGATAATAACACATGGGTACATATAGTCAAAACTTATACAGGTCCCTTATACCAAAAATCACGTCCTTCTACACGATTTCCTCTAGttcttatcaaattttcaccaGAAATAACAGTACATGATAAATTAAGACCCGCTTGTATATATAGTAAAAAGCTTAACGTTGGACAACTTTTAATTGATACGGTTTGGACAAAGAATCAGGACAAAAAAGGCACTGCTTATACAAGAACTGTCAACCGTTACAAAAACGAACTCTTAAAAGTGAATTCTCAAGTTGTACCTACGGAAGCGTGCAAAAATAGGTTTACCTATCAATATGGTATAAGGATTGACGACTCGAATTTATGTATTAAACGGGATTATCGCGGCTCGTTTACATCCCAC CCTGATTTCGCTGGAGTCTCTCACCTTTATGAAAACAACAAGATTAAAGTAGTTGCTATTGACGATTTTGGACCGTTAGAAATAGGTAGCAAAATTCCTGATATATCCTCAAGACTTTCTTATTATGTTGATTGGATTGAAGACACCGTTTGGGGCAACTGA
- the LOC111427828 gene encoding CLIP domain-containing serine protease B15-like, producing the protein MKKFLVFFLIGAVSARLIDDKCEEYSERYKQVKNGGSFSEFSHIGILGFNVGGNYMDYNCPVVLISESYALAGAFCFNNRKGGGQILFGTSSTSELDDDNKLVHIVKTYYHPLYDESDLSKRYALVLIEFSPAISVDDNVKPACIYSKTVRDEQPLIDTVWRPTKYEEIKHTASTKTVKHYYNELLKLNSEVVPVNVCKNKFSPKHIRIDDSNLCIKRDYQGLFTSHPDFAGVSHLYENNKIKVVAIDDFGPLEIDSSIPDVSTRLSDYLDWIESTVWPN; encoded by the exons ATGAAGAAGTTCTTGGTGTTCTTTTTAATCGGAGCTGTTTCAGCTAGACTTATCGACGATA AATGTGAAGAATATAGTGAGCGGTATAAACAGGTCAAGAATGGGGGATCATTCAGTGAATTTTCTCACATTGGTATATTAGGTTTCAACGTCGGTGGTAATTACATGGATTATAATTGTCCGGTAGTTTTAATAAGTGAATCTTACGCACTGGCTGGAGCTTTCTGttttaataatcgaaa AGGCGGTGGACAGATATTATTCGGAACATCAAGTACGTCCGAGTTAGATGATGATAATAAATTGGTACATATAGTCAAAACTTATTATCATCCCTTATACGACGAATCAGATCTTTCTAAACGATATGCTCTAGTTCTTATCGAATTTTCACCAGCAATATCAGTAGATGATAACGTAAAACCCGCTTGTATATATAGTAAAACGGTTAGAGATGAACAACCTTTAATTGATACGGTTTGGAGACCAACAAAGTATGAGGAAATAAAACACACTGCTTCTACAAAAACTGTCAAACATTACTACAACGAACTCTTAAAATTGAATTCTGAAGTTGTACCTGTGAATGTGTGCAAAAATAAGTTTAGCCCTAAACATATAAGGATTGACGACTCTAATTTGTGTATTAAACGGGACTATCAGGGCTTGTTTACATCCCAC CCTGATTTCGCTGGAGTCTCTCACCTTTATGAAAACAACAAGATTAAAGTCGTTGCTATTGACGATTTCGGGCCGTTAGAAATAGATAGTAGTATTCCTGATGTATCCACAAGACTTTCTGATTATCTCGATTGGATTGAAAGCACCGTTTGGCCCAACTAA
- the LOC111427833 gene encoding uncharacterized protein, which translates to MKKFLVFILIGAVSARISDQKCEEYSERYKHVQNWAEFSHIGALGSHTGGGIDYNCPVVLISESYALAGAACFNNRKHVGHILFGTSSTSELDHDNNTWVQIVQTYNKYPLVLIKFSPALTVDDKLKPACIYTKTLRYGQDLIDTIWIKNEKKDTGYTRTVRRYYNELLKLNSKVVPVKVCKNKFSFNYRIRIDDSSLCIKRNYQGLFTSHPDFAGVSHLYENNKIKVVAIDDFGPLEIDSSVPDVSTRLSDYIGWIEYTVWG; encoded by the exons ATGAAGAAGTTCTTGGTGTTCATTTTAATCGGAGCTGTTTCAGCTAGAATTAGCGACCAAA AATGTGAAGAATATAGTGAGCGGTATAAGCACGTCCAAAATTGGGCGGAATTTTCTCACATCGGTGCATTAGGTTCCCACACCGGTGGTGGCATTGATTATAATTGTCCGGTAGTTTTAATAAGTGAATCTTACGCACTGGCTGGAGCTGCCTGttttaataatcgaaa acacGTTGGACATATATTGTTCGGAACATCAAGTACGTCTGAGTTAGATCATGATAATAATACATGGGTACAAATAGTCCAAACTTATAATAAATATCCTCTAGttcttatcaaattttcaccaGCATTAACAGTAgatgataaattaaaaccCGCTTGTATATATACTAAAACGCTTAGATATGGACAAGATTTAATTGATACGATTTGGATAAAGAATGAGAAAAAAGACACTGGTTATACAAGAACTGTCAGACGTTACTACAACGAACTCTTAAAATTGAATTCTAAAGTTGTACCTGTAAAAGTGTGCAAAAATAAGTTTAGCTTTAATTATAGAATAAGGATTGACGACTCTAGTTTGTGTATTAAACGGAACTATCAGGGCTTGTTTACATCCCAC CCTGATTTCGCTGGAGTCTCTCACCTTTATGAAAACAACAAGATTAAAGTCGTTGCTATTGACGATTTCGGACCGTTAGAAATAGATAGTAGTGTTCCTGATGTATCCACAAGACTTTCTGATTATATCGGTTGGATTGAATACACCGTTTGGGGTTGA